The following are encoded in a window of Oncorhynchus masou masou isolate Uvic2021 unplaced genomic scaffold, UVic_Omas_1.1 unplaced_scaffold_2260, whole genome shotgun sequence genomic DNA:
- the LOC135533166 gene encoding stabilizer of axonemal microtubules 4-like, with translation MRHDFLPISILQGSEMLPRLVSRVPRETGFTRDTLDPLACLVSVLPGSGTQKISSPADQKLIGMKELSGFILNSPNLKTLSHTPSDPSRVRTHYQSKFCDVPALEKLREGWTRGSIHKHRTNGYTGRDTDRFNLRH, from the exons ATGAGACATGACTTCCTGCCTATTTCCATTCTTCAG GGCTCTGAGATGCTCCCCAGGCTGGTCAGTAGAGTCCCCAGAGAAACAGGCTTCACCAGGGACACCTTGGACCCTCTGGCCTGTCTA GTCTCTGTGTTACCTGGCTCTGGGACTCAGAAGATCAGCTCACCTGCTGACCAGAAGTTGATTGGGATGAAG GAGCTTTCAGGATTCATCCTCAACTCACCAAATCTGAAAACCCTGTCCCACACGCCATCTGACCCGTCACGCGTCCGCACTCACTACCAGTCCAA GTTCTGTGACGTTCCAGCGCTGGAGAAGCTAAGAGAAGGCTGGACAAGGGGAAGCATCCACAAGCACAGGACCAATGGTTACActggtagagacacagacag GTTTAACCTCAGACACTGA
- the LOC135533165 gene encoding stabilizer of axonemal microtubules 4-like — protein MRHDFLPISILQGSEMLPRLVSRVPRETGFTRDTLDPLACLVSVLPGSGTQKISSPADQKLIGMKELSGFILNSPNLKTLSHTPSDPSRVRTHYQSKFCDVPALEKLREGWTRGSIHKHRTNGYTGRDTDRFNLRH, from the exons ATGAGACATGACTTCCTGCCTATTTCCATTCTTCAG GGCTCTGAGATGCTCCCCAGGCTAGTCAGTAGAGTCCCCAGAGAAACAGGCTTCACCAGGGACACCTTGGACCCTCTGGCCTGTCTA GTCTCTGTGTTACCTGGCTCTGGGACTCAGAAGATCAGCTCACCTGCTGACCAGAAGTTGATTGGGATGAAG GAGCTTTCAGGATTCATCCTCAACTCACCAAATCTGAAAACCCTGTCCCACACGCCATCTGACCCGTCACGCGTCCGCACTCACTACCAGTCCAA GTTCTGTGACGTTCCAGCGCTGGAGAAGCTAAGAGAAGGCTGGACAAGGGGAAGCATCCACAAGCACAGGACCAATGGTTACActggtagagacacagacag GTTTAACCTCAGACACTGA